One stretch of Streptomyces sp. 135 DNA includes these proteins:
- a CDS encoding ABC transporter ATP-binding protein encodes MIATESLSKRFPRVTALDRLSMDIEPGVTGLVGSNGAGKSTLIKILLGLSPATEGTAAVLGLDVATSGGEIRERVGYMPEHDCLPPDVSATEFVVHMARMSGLPPTAARERTADTLRHVGLYEERYRPIGGYSTGMKQRVKLAQALVHDPQLVFLDEPTNGLDPVGRDEMLGLIRRVHTDFGISVLVTSHLLGELERTCDHVVVIDGGKLLRSSSTTDFTQTTTTLAVEVTDTDEHPDGTGALRAALTGRGIDTRTGGELPGAGHTILLTAEGEETYDLVRDLVADLGLGLVRMEQRRHHIAEVFKDQDQDQDDDRHQVRHRDQHARPEPGSERAATWAATAQQTGGGRDEQ; translated from the coding sequence GTGATCGCGACCGAAAGCCTGAGCAAGCGGTTCCCGAGGGTGACCGCGCTTGACCGGCTCTCCATGGACATCGAGCCCGGCGTGACCGGACTCGTCGGGTCCAATGGCGCCGGCAAGTCCACTCTGATCAAGATCCTGCTGGGTCTGTCCCCCGCCACGGAGGGCACCGCCGCCGTGCTCGGCCTCGACGTCGCCACCAGCGGCGGCGAGATCCGCGAACGCGTGGGGTACATGCCGGAGCACGACTGCCTGCCACCCGACGTCTCGGCCACCGAGTTCGTCGTCCATATGGCGCGCATGTCGGGGCTCCCGCCCACCGCGGCCCGCGAGCGCACGGCGGACACCCTGCGGCACGTGGGGCTGTACGAGGAGCGTTACCGCCCCATCGGCGGCTATTCGACGGGCATGAAGCAGCGCGTCAAGCTCGCCCAGGCCCTCGTCCACGACCCCCAACTGGTCTTCCTGGACGAGCCGACGAACGGCCTGGATCCGGTCGGACGCGACGAGATGCTCGGCCTGATCCGCCGCGTCCACACCGACTTCGGCATCTCGGTCCTCGTCACCTCGCACCTCCTCGGCGAGCTGGAGCGCACCTGCGACCACGTCGTCGTCATCGACGGCGGCAAGCTCCTGCGGTCCAGCTCCACCACCGACTTCACGCAGACCACCACGACCCTGGCCGTCGAGGTCACGGACACCGACGAACACCCCGACGGCACCGGTGCCTTGCGCGCAGCGCTGACCGGACGCGGCATCGACACCCGGACCGGCGGCGAGCTGCCCGGCGCGGGCCACACGATCCTGCTCACCGCCGAGGGCGAGGAGACGTACGACCTCGTGCGGGACCTCGTCGCCGACCTCGGCCTCGGCCTGGTCCGGATGGAGCAGCGCAGGCACCACATCGCCGAGGTCTTCAAGGACCAGGACCAGGACCAGGACGACGACCGGCATCAAGTCCGCCATCGGGACCAGCACGCGCGGCCGGAGCCGGGCTCCGAGCGCGCCGCCACGTGGGCCGCCACCGCACAGCAGACAGGAGGCGGACGCGATGAGCAGTGA
- a CDS encoding ABC transporter permease, producing the protein MYDPTVARLTYRALLGRRRALILFALPVLLIVIAGAVRGFSGADDQVAVDVLGGFALATMVPIIGVIAGTGAIGPEIDDGSVVYLLSKPVKRPTIILTKLIVAIAVTMAFSAVPTFIAGMILNGNGQQIAVAYTIAALVASITYAAIFLLLGTITRHAVVFGLVYALVWEALFGSLVVGARTLSVQQWSLAVAQKVGDGDLITSDVGLPTATALLVVVTAATTWFAGQKLRSLKLAGEE; encoded by the coding sequence GTGTACGACCCCACAGTCGCCCGGCTCACCTACCGGGCCCTGCTCGGCCGCCGCCGGGCTCTGATCCTCTTCGCCCTGCCCGTCCTGCTGATCGTCATCGCCGGTGCGGTACGCGGCTTCAGTGGCGCCGACGACCAAGTGGCCGTCGACGTCCTCGGCGGTTTCGCGCTCGCCACGATGGTGCCGATCATCGGTGTCATCGCGGGCACGGGCGCCATCGGCCCGGAGATCGACGACGGCTCGGTCGTCTATCTCCTGTCCAAGCCGGTCAAGCGGCCGACGATCATCTTGACCAAGCTGATCGTCGCCATAGCCGTGACCATGGCCTTCTCCGCCGTCCCCACGTTCATCGCGGGGATGATCCTCAACGGCAACGGCCAGCAGATCGCCGTGGCGTACACGATCGCGGCGCTGGTCGCCTCCATCACGTATGCCGCGATCTTCCTGCTCCTCGGCACGATCACCCGGCACGCCGTGGTCTTCGGGCTGGTCTACGCCCTGGTGTGGGAGGCACTCTTCGGGTCGCTGGTCGTGGGTGCGCGGACGCTCAGCGTGCAGCAGTGGTCCCTCGCCGTGGCCCAGAAGGTCGGCGACGGCGACCTGATCACCTCCGACGTCGGCCTGCCGACGGCGACGGCCCTGCTGGTCGTCGTCACGGCGGCCACGACCTGGTTCGCGGGGCAGAAGCTGCGGTCGCTGAAGCTGGCCGGGGAGGAGTAG
- a CDS encoding ABC transporter ATP-binding protein, whose protein sequence is MTTINIDHTSRWFGNVVAVNDITMNIGPGVTGLLGPNGAGKSTLINMMGGFLAPSTGSVTLDGRPIWRNEQIYKEIGIVPEREAMYDFLTGREFVVANAELHGLDERAAKKALATVEMEYAQDRKISTYSKGMRQRVKMASALVHDPSVLLLDEPFNGMDPRQRMQLMELLRTMGAQGRTVLFSSHILEEVEQLASHIEVIVAGRHAASGDFRRIRRLMTDRPHRYLIRSSDDRALAAALIADPSTAGMEVDLKEGALRIQAVDFGRFTALLPRVAREHGIRLLTVSPSDESLESVFSYLVAA, encoded by the coding sequence GTGACCACGATCAACATCGACCACACCTCACGCTGGTTCGGGAACGTGGTCGCCGTCAACGACATCACCATGAACATCGGCCCGGGAGTCACGGGGCTCCTCGGTCCGAACGGCGCGGGCAAGTCGACGCTCATCAACATGATGGGCGGCTTCCTCGCCCCTTCCACGGGCAGCGTCACCCTCGACGGCAGGCCGATCTGGCGCAACGAACAGATCTACAAGGAGATCGGCATCGTCCCCGAGCGCGAGGCGATGTACGACTTCCTCACCGGCCGCGAATTCGTCGTCGCCAACGCCGAGTTGCACGGCCTGGACGAGCGCGCCGCCAAGAAGGCCCTCGCGACGGTCGAGATGGAGTACGCGCAGGACCGGAAGATCTCCACGTACAGCAAGGGCATGCGCCAGCGCGTGAAGATGGCCTCCGCCCTGGTCCACGACCCGTCCGTGCTACTGCTCGACGAGCCCTTCAACGGCATGGACCCGCGCCAGCGCATGCAGCTGATGGAACTGTTGCGGACCATGGGCGCCCAGGGCCGCACCGTCCTGTTCTCCTCGCACATCCTCGAAGAGGTCGAGCAACTGGCCTCGCACATCGAGGTGATCGTCGCCGGACGGCACGCGGCGAGCGGTGACTTCCGCAGGATCCGCCGGCTGATGACCGACCGGCCCCACCGCTACCTGATCCGTTCCAGCGACGACCGTGCCCTGGCCGCCGCGCTGATCGCCGATCCGTCGACGGCCGGCATGGAAGTCGACCTCAAGGAGGGCGCGTTGCGCATTCAGGCGGTCGACTTCGGCCGGTTCACGGCGTTGCTCCCCCGCGTCGCGCGTGAGCACGGCATCCGGCTCCTGACGGTCTCGCCATCGGACGAGTCCCTCGAGTCGGTCTTCTCCTACCTCGTCGCGGCCTGA
- a CDS encoding SDR family oxidoreductase, whose protein sequence is MTTGADTEKMRDARERWVRTGGVELCVAELGDPERPTVVLVHGYPDSKEVWSEVAERLAPRFHVVLYDVRGHGRSTAPRPLRGGFTLEKLTDDFVAVIDAVSPDRPVHVVGHDWGSVQSWEFVTVQRTEGRIASFTSMSGPSLDHFGHWIKKRMSRPTPRRVGQLLGQGAKSWYVYMLHTPVLPELAWRGPLGKRWPRILERVEKVPAGDYPTPSLPQDAAHGAWLYRDNIRARLRRPRADAYAHAPVQLITPSGDAFLSERLYDDLELWAPRLTRRTLPAKHWVPRTRPDQLAAWIAEFVISNEDGMPTKDSRATGKHADRFGGQLVLVTGAGSGIGRATAFAFAEAGARVVAVDRDAGSAARTAEMSHLIGAPEAWGEAVDVSDEQAMEKLAEKVAREYGVVDVLVNNAGIGLSGSFLDTSTEDWRKVLDVNLWGVIHGCRIFGKQMAERGQGGHIVNTASAAAYQPSKALPAYSTSKAAVLMLSECLRAELAGQGIGVSAICPGFVNTNITATARFVGVDAVEEKRRQKRTSRLYGLRNYPPEKVADAILRAVVRNQAVVPVTPEARGAHLMSRFTPKALRAIARLEPRL, encoded by the coding sequence ATGACCACCGGAGCGGACACGGAGAAGATGAGGGACGCGCGCGAGCGCTGGGTGCGCACGGGCGGGGTGGAGCTGTGCGTCGCCGAGCTGGGCGACCCGGAGCGGCCCACCGTCGTGCTCGTGCACGGCTATCCGGACTCCAAGGAGGTGTGGTCCGAGGTCGCCGAGCGACTCGCCCCCCGCTTCCACGTCGTGCTGTACGACGTGCGCGGGCACGGCAGGTCGACCGCACCGCGACCGCTGCGCGGCGGCTTCACCCTGGAGAAGCTGACCGACGACTTCGTGGCGGTCATCGACGCGGTCAGCCCGGACAGGCCGGTGCACGTGGTGGGGCATGACTGGGGCTCGGTGCAGTCCTGGGAGTTCGTCACGGTCCAGCGGACCGAGGGGCGGATCGCGTCCTTCACGTCGATGTCAGGGCCCTCGCTCGACCATTTCGGGCACTGGATCAAGAAGCGGATGTCCCGGCCCACCCCGCGCCGGGTCGGTCAGCTCCTCGGCCAGGGCGCCAAGTCCTGGTACGTGTACATGCTGCATACGCCCGTGCTCCCGGAGCTCGCCTGGCGTGGCCCGCTCGGCAAGCGCTGGCCCAGGATCCTTGAGCGCGTGGAGAAGGTTCCGGCGGGCGACTATCCGACGCCGTCGCTGCCCCAGGACGCCGCCCACGGCGCCTGGCTCTACCGCGACAACATCCGCGCGAGGCTGCGCAGGCCCCGCGCCGATGCGTACGCCCACGCGCCCGTGCAGCTCATCACACCCTCCGGTGACGCCTTCTTGTCCGAGCGGCTCTACGACGACCTGGAGCTGTGGGCCCCCCGGCTGACCCGGCGGACCCTGCCGGCCAAGCACTGGGTGCCACGCACCCGCCCTGACCAACTGGCGGCCTGGATCGCTGAGTTCGTTATCTCAAATGAGGACGGCATGCCGACCAAGGACAGCCGGGCCACGGGGAAGCACGCCGACCGGTTCGGCGGCCAACTCGTCCTGGTAACCGGTGCGGGCAGCGGCATCGGGCGGGCCACCGCCTTCGCGTTCGCCGAGGCGGGGGCGCGTGTGGTGGCCGTCGACCGGGACGCCGGGAGCGCGGCCCGCACCGCGGAGATGTCCCACCTGATCGGCGCCCCCGAAGCCTGGGGCGAGGCGGTCGACGTGAGCGACGAGCAGGCCATGGAGAAGCTCGCCGAAAAGGTCGCCAGGGAGTACGGCGTCGTGGACGTCCTGGTGAACAACGCGGGCATCGGCCTCTCCGGCTCCTTCCTCGACACCAGCACCGAGGACTGGCGGAAGGTCCTGGACGTCAATCTGTGGGGAGTCATCCACGGCTGTCGTATCTTCGGCAAGCAGATGGCCGAGCGCGGCCAGGGCGGCCATATCGTCAACACCGCTTCGGCAGCGGCGTACCAGCCCTCCAAGGCGCTGCCCGCCTACAGCACATCCAAGGCCGCCGTCCTGATGCTCAGCGAGTGCCTGCGCGCGGAGCTGGCGGGGCAGGGCATCGGGGTCTCCGCGATATGCCCGGGCTTCGTTAACACGAACATCACCGCGACGGCCCGTTTCGTCGGTGTCGACGCCGTCGAGGAGAAGCGCCGCCAGAAGCGCACCTCCCGGCTCTACGGCCTGCGCAACTACCCGCCGGAGAAGGTCGCCGACGCCATCCTGCGGGCCGTCGTCAGGAATCAGGCGGTCGTCCCGGTCACCCCCGAGGCCCGCGGCGCCCATCTCATGTCCCGCTTCACACCGAAGGCCCTGCGTGCGATAGCCCGGTTGGAGCCCCGGTTGTGA
- a CDS encoding HAD family hydrolase has product MSQPAQATPSFPYKLVATDLDGTLLRPDDTVSVRTREALTAAAAAGAAHIVVTGRAVPWTRHILDDLGYDGIAVCGQGAQVYHAGEHRLLTSVTLDRQLAGLALAKIEAEIGPLALAASRDGIDGEVLVGPGYAVQDGPLPSIPFTEIADLWAAPLNKVYIQHPGLDDDALTDVARQVAGDLVGVTMAGEGVVELLPLGLSKATGLSLAARRLGAKAADTIAFGDMPNDIPMFAWASHGVAMANAHEELKAVADEVTTSNEADGIAVVLERLLG; this is encoded by the coding sequence GTGAGCCAGCCAGCTCAGGCCACGCCGTCCTTCCCTTACAAGCTCGTCGCGACCGACCTCGACGGGACGCTGCTGCGACCCGACGACACGGTCTCCGTACGGACGCGCGAGGCGCTCACCGCGGCCGCCGCGGCGGGCGCCGCGCACATCGTCGTCACCGGCCGTGCCGTGCCCTGGACCCGGCACATCCTCGACGACCTCGGCTACGACGGCATAGCGGTGTGCGGGCAGGGCGCGCAGGTCTACCACGCGGGGGAGCACCGGCTGCTCACCTCGGTGACGCTCGACCGGCAACTCGCGGGCCTCGCGCTGGCGAAGATCGAGGCGGAGATCGGCCCGCTCGCCTTGGCGGCGAGCCGTGACGGCATCGACGGCGAAGTCCTGGTCGGGCCGGGGTACGCGGTGCAGGACGGCCCCCTGCCGAGCATCCCCTTCACGGAGATCGCCGACCTGTGGGCCGCCCCGCTGAACAAGGTGTACATCCAGCACCCCGGCCTCGACGACGACGCGCTCACCGACGTGGCACGTCAGGTGGCGGGCGATCTGGTCGGCGTGACCATGGCCGGCGAGGGCGTCGTCGAACTCCTCCCGCTCGGTCTCTCCAAGGCCACGGGCCTCTCCCTGGCGGCCCGCCGCCTGGGCGCGAAGGCCGCGGACACGATCGCCTTCGGCGACATGCCGAACGACATCCCGATGTTCGCCTGGGCATCCCACGGCGTGGCCATGGCCAACGCCCACGAGGAACTCAAGGCGGTAGCGGACGAGGTAACGACGTCGAACGAGGCGGACGGCATCGCGGTGGTCCTGGAACGCCTGCTGGGTTGA
- a CDS encoding RNA 2'-phosphotransferase, translating to MKEGPPDADSRHDAADRRGRSPDERRTVKVSKYLSRHLRHQPDRIGLALDENGWVEIDALLAAAAAHRFPFTRAELDHVVAVNDKQRFAVDGGRIRAQQGHSVGVDLGLPPATPPAYLYHGTVAAHLAAIRAEGLRPMNRHAVHLSADRETATRVGARRGRPVVLSVDAGAMHRDGHVFQVSGNGVWLTAAVPPGRLRFPGTH from the coding sequence ATGAAAGAAGGACCTCCCGACGCCGACTCACGACATGACGCGGCGGACCGGCGGGGGCGCTCCCCCGATGAGCGGCGCACCGTAAAAGTGTCCAAGTATTTGTCGAGGCACCTGCGGCATCAGCCCGACCGGATCGGGCTCGCCCTCGACGAGAACGGCTGGGTGGAAATCGACGCGCTTCTGGCCGCGGCCGCCGCGCACCGCTTCCCTTTCACCCGTGCCGAGCTCGACCACGTGGTGGCCGTCAACGACAAGCAGCGCTTCGCCGTGGACGGCGGCCGGATCCGCGCTCAGCAGGGACACTCCGTGGGCGTCGACCTCGGCCTGCCCCCGGCGACCCCGCCCGCGTACCTCTACCACGGCACCGTGGCCGCCCACCTGGCCGCGATCCGTGCGGAGGGGCTGCGTCCCATGAACCGCCACGCCGTGCATCTCTCGGCCGACCGCGAGACCGCGACGCGCGTCGGTGCCCGGCGTGGGCGGCCCGTCGTCCTGTCCGTCGACGCGGGTGCCATGCACCGTGACGGCCACGTCTTCCAGGTCAGCGGCAATGGTGTCTGGCTCACGGCCGCCGTACCGCCCGGGCGTCTGCGGTTCCCGGGCACCCACTGA
- a CDS encoding Cof-type HAD-IIB family hydrolase: MTSANPGPQPPADTAPAAPAPAGQRPRTRLIATDLDGTLLRDDKSVSDRTVAALAAAEEAGIEVFFVTGRPARWMDVVSAHVHGHGLAICGNGAAVVDLHGGPGTHSFVKIRELERACALDVVRRLRAASPGTSFAVERTGGLHHEETYPPLHMEPGESVAPAEKLLAENPGDPVVAEQPVLKVLAFHPELAPDDFLVLARAAIGDRATVTRSSPSALLEISGPGVSKASTLELCCAERGISPEEVVAFGDMPNDIEMLTWAGTSYAMGNAHPDVIAAASGRTVANNDDGVAVVIERIVAERRERNS, translated from the coding sequence GTGACCTCAGCTAACCCAGGGCCCCAGCCCCCGGCCGACACCGCCCCGGCCGCTCCCGCCCCCGCCGGGCAGCGCCCGCGGACCCGGCTGATCGCGACGGACCTGGACGGCACGCTGCTGCGCGACGACAAGTCGGTCTCCGACCGCACGGTCGCCGCGCTCGCCGCCGCCGAGGAGGCCGGGATCGAGGTCTTCTTCGTGACCGGCCGCCCGGCCCGCTGGATGGACGTCGTCAGCGCCCACGTCCACGGCCACGGCCTGGCCATCTGCGGGAACGGCGCGGCGGTGGTCGACCTGCACGGCGGCCCGGGCACCCACAGCTTCGTCAAGATCCGCGAGCTGGAGCGGGCGTGCGCGCTGGACGTGGTCCGCAGGCTGCGCGCCGCCTCGCCGGGCACGTCCTTCGCGGTCGAGCGGACCGGGGGACTGCACCACGAGGAAACGTATCCGCCGCTCCACATGGAGCCCGGCGAGAGCGTCGCGCCCGCCGAGAAGCTGCTCGCCGAGAACCCCGGCGACCCGGTCGTCGCCGAGCAGCCCGTCCTGAAGGTCCTCGCCTTCCACCCCGAACTCGCGCCCGACGACTTCCTGGTGCTGGCCCGCGCGGCCATCGGCGACCGGGCAACGGTCACCCGCTCCAGTCCCAGCGCGCTCCTGGAGATCAGCGGCCCCGGCGTCTCCAAGGCCAGCACACTGGAGCTGTGCTGCGCCGAGCGCGGCATCTCCCCCGAGGAAGTCGTCGCCTTCGGAGACATGCCGAACGACATCGAGATGCTGACCTGGGCCGGTACGTCGTACGCGATGGGCAACGCCCACCCGGACGTCATCGCCGCCGCCTCCGGGCGCACGGTCGCCAACAACGACGACGGGGTCGCCGTCGTGATCGAGCGGATCGTGGCGGAGCGCCGGGAGCGGAACTCCTAG
- a CDS encoding ABC transporter permease subunit: MSSESTQIHNIGYRNYDGPRLGRAYARRSLFSQSLRGAYGLGRSAKSKVLPMILLAVMCLPAAIMVAVAVATKAKDLPVDYTRYAIFLQAVISLFLAAQAPQTVSRDLRFKTVPLYFSRPIERGDYVLSKLAAMTSALFILTAAPLLVLYVGALLAKLDFADQTKGFAQGLVSVALLSLLFSGIALVISAITPRRGFGIAAVIAVLTITYGAVSTVQAIAYEQGSTGAIAWLGLFSPITLIDGVQTAFLGATSAFPGGEGPSSGVGVVYVLVVLGLIAGCYGAMMRRYRKVGL, encoded by the coding sequence ATGAGCAGTGAGTCCACCCAGATCCACAACATCGGGTACCGGAACTACGACGGCCCGCGCCTCGGCCGGGCCTACGCCCGCCGCTCGCTCTTCTCCCAGAGCCTGCGCGGCGCGTACGGCCTCGGGCGCTCCGCGAAGTCCAAGGTCCTGCCCATGATCCTCTTGGCGGTGATGTGCCTCCCCGCCGCGATCATGGTGGCGGTCGCCGTCGCCACCAAGGCCAAGGACCTCCCGGTCGACTACACGCGCTACGCGATCTTCCTACAGGCCGTCATCAGCCTCTTCCTCGCTGCCCAGGCGCCCCAGACCGTCTCCCGCGACCTGCGCTTCAAGACCGTGCCGCTCTACTTCTCACGCCCCATCGAACGCGGCGACTACGTCCTCTCGAAGCTGGCCGCGATGACGTCGGCCCTCTTCATCCTCACGGCTGCCCCGCTGCTCGTGCTCTACGTGGGGGCGCTGCTCGCCAAGCTCGACTTCGCGGACCAGACGAAGGGCTTCGCGCAGGGCCTGGTCTCCGTGGCGCTGCTCTCCCTCCTCTTCTCCGGCATAGCCCTGGTCATCTCCGCGATCACGCCCCGCCGCGGCTTCGGCATCGCCGCCGTCATCGCCGTCCTGACCATCACCTACGGCGCGGTGTCCACGGTCCAGGCGATCGCCTACGAACAGGGCAGCACCGGAGCCATCGCCTGGCTGGGCCTCTTCTCGCCGATCACGCTCATCGACGGCGTACAGACCGCCTTCCTCGGCGCGACCTCCGCCTTCCCCGGAGGGGAAGGCCCCTCGTCCGGCGTGGGCGTCGTCTACGTACTCGTCGTCCTCGGCCTCATCGCGGGCTGCTACGGCGCGATGATGCGCCGCTACCGAAAGGTCGGGCTGTGA
- a CDS encoding MerR family transcriptional regulator: MSEARGRKVGVEYRIEDLAHHSGATVRTIRAYQDRGLLPRPERRGRSNVYGEGHLARLRQIADLLDRGYTLASIKELLEAWDTGRGLGGVLGLAAEVDGPWTDEKADRITRAELDAAFGGVPDEAAVADAVSLGVLEPVAGREDEFLVPSPQELAVAVELHAAGVPLSAIAGHLRELRGQVEHIASRFLDFTTEHVFARYLGHHPPTEADAAEAASLVRRLRPLAQQSVDAELARAMRLFATRHLRQQLDPAPAADPVEEPQSVALPASTMRAVQALVGESSAAAFIAAAAEREVQARTLDSLTTTHNKQRIVGQRPPIA, encoded by the coding sequence GTGAGCGAGGCACGAGGCAGGAAGGTCGGCGTGGAGTACCGCATAGAGGACTTGGCGCACCACAGCGGCGCGACGGTGCGCACGATCCGCGCCTATCAGGACCGCGGGCTGCTCCCCCGCCCGGAGCGGCGCGGCCGGTCCAATGTGTACGGGGAGGGCCATCTGGCGCGGCTGCGGCAGATCGCCGACCTGCTCGACCGTGGCTACACCCTGGCCTCCATCAAGGAACTCCTGGAGGCCTGGGACACCGGTCGGGGCCTCGGCGGGGTGCTCGGCCTGGCCGCGGAGGTCGACGGCCCCTGGACGGACGAGAAGGCCGACCGGATCACGCGCGCGGAGCTCGACGCCGCGTTCGGCGGCGTCCCGGACGAGGCCGCGGTGGCCGACGCGGTCTCCCTCGGGGTGCTGGAGCCGGTGGCGGGACGCGAGGACGAGTTCCTGGTTCCGAGCCCTCAAGAGCTGGCCGTGGCGGTGGAGTTGCATGCGGCGGGCGTTCCGTTGTCGGCCATTGCCGGGCATTTGCGGGAGTTGAGGGGGCAGGTCGAACATATAGCGTCCCGTTTCCTGGACTTCACCACGGAGCACGTTTTCGCGCGCTACCTGGGTCATCATCCTCCGACGGAGGCGGATGCCGCCGAGGCCGCGTCGCTCGTACGCAGGCTCAGACCGCTCGCCCAGCAGTCGGTGGACGCCGAACTGGCGCGCGCCATGCGCTTGTTCGCGACCCGTCACCTGCGTCAGCAGCTCGACCCTGCCCCCGCGGCCGATCCGGTCGAGGAGCCGCAGAGTGTCGCCCTCCCGGCATCCACAATGCGCGCCGTACAGGCATTGGTTGGGGAAAGCAGCGCGGCAGCGTTCATAGCGGCAGCCGCAGAACGCGAGGTGCAGGCACGGACATTAGACTCACTTACGACAACGCATAATAAGCAACGCATAGTTGGGCAAAGGCCGCCTATAGCTTGA
- a CDS encoding LLM class flavin-dependent oxidoreductase has protein sequence MSLRLSTVILPVRRWHEGGRDQWLRAEELGFHAAYTYDHLAWRSFRDGPWFGAVPTLTAAAAATERLRLGTLVTSPNFRHPVTLAKELISLDDISGGRITLGIGAGGNGFDATTLLKKDQEPWTPRERADRFGEFVPLLDRLLTEDSVTYEGTFYSATEARDIPGCVQRPRLPFAVAATGPRGLRLAARHGQAWVTTGDPKLFEAGTPEQSREAIRGQIEKLDKACADIGRDVAELDKVLLTGFTPDRNRPLESLDAFVDFAGKHAELGFTEIVVHAPIPDSDFAADQAVFEQIATEALAQLR, from the coding sequence ATGAGCCTGCGTCTGAGCACCGTGATCCTTCCCGTCCGTCGCTGGCACGAAGGCGGGCGCGACCAGTGGCTGCGCGCCGAGGAGCTGGGCTTCCACGCGGCGTACACGTATGACCACCTGGCCTGGCGCAGTTTCCGTGACGGCCCGTGGTTCGGCGCGGTGCCCACGCTGACCGCCGCCGCGGCGGCCACCGAGCGGCTGCGCCTGGGCACGCTCGTGACCTCGCCCAATTTCCGTCACCCGGTGACCCTCGCCAAGGAACTGATCTCGCTCGACGACATCTCCGGCGGGCGGATCACCCTCGGCATCGGCGCCGGCGGCAACGGCTTCGACGCCACGACGCTCCTCAAGAAGGACCAGGAACCCTGGACGCCGCGCGAACGCGCCGACCGGTTCGGTGAGTTCGTCCCGCTGCTCGACCGCCTGCTGACCGAGGACTCGGTGACGTACGAGGGAACCTTCTACTCGGCGACCGAGGCCCGCGACATCCCGGGCTGCGTCCAGCGGCCCCGGCTGCCCTTCGCGGTGGCCGCGACCGGCCCGCGCGGTCTGCGGCTCGCGGCGCGGCACGGCCAGGCGTGGGTGACCACGGGCGACCCGAAGCTCTTCGAGGCGGGTACGCCCGAGCAGTCCCGCGAGGCGATCCGGGGGCAGATCGAGAAGCTCGACAAGGCGTGCGCGGACATCGGGCGTGACGTGGCCGAACTGGACAAGGTCTTGCTGACCGGCTTCACCCCGGACCGCAACCGGCCCCTGGAATCCCTCGACGCCTTCGTCGACTTCGCGGGCAAGCACGCGGAACTGGGCTTCACCGAGATCGTCGTCCACGCCCCGATCCCCGACTCGGACTTCGCCGCCGACCAGGCCGTCTTCGAGCAGATCGCCACCGAAGCCCTGGCGCAGCTGCGCTGA
- a CDS encoding M24 family metallopeptidase translates to MTSAVAGELSAELRGFREVQSLAYECAEAVAAQLKPGVTERGAARMQREWLRERGVRDWFHLPFAWFGDRTAFANFRIPLQFFPTHRELEPGMPFILDMAPVYKGFTADIGYSGCLGLNPVHDKLLADLEAHRELILREVRERRPLREIYEDVDHLMVRQGYANRHRAYPFGVIAHKVDRVKERRLSPHLFGFGTQSLKGLASDALRGHRDGWSPLWSPYKFSDHPPRKGLWAVEPHLGFRGTGAKFEEILVVTDSKDPEQSAFWLDDDLPHVRRWAEERAAA, encoded by the coding sequence ATGACCTCAGCAGTCGCAGGCGAACTCTCCGCGGAACTGCGGGGGTTCAGGGAAGTGCAGAGCCTCGCGTATGAATGCGCGGAGGCAGTCGCGGCCCAGCTCAAGCCGGGTGTGACGGAGCGCGGGGCCGCGCGGATGCAGCGCGAGTGGCTCCGGGAGCGGGGCGTGCGCGACTGGTTCCACCTGCCCTTCGCCTGGTTCGGCGACCGCACGGCGTTCGCGAACTTCCGGATACCGCTGCAGTTCTTCCCCACCCACCGCGAGCTGGAGCCGGGGATGCCCTTCATCCTCGACATGGCCCCGGTCTACAAGGGCTTCACGGCCGACATCGGCTACTCCGGCTGTCTGGGCCTCAATCCCGTGCACGACAAGCTGCTGGCCGACCTGGAGGCGCACCGCGAGCTGATCCTGCGCGAGGTGCGCGAGCGCCGGCCGCTGCGCGAGATATACGAGGACGTGGACCACCTCATGGTCCGCCAGGGCTACGCCAACCGTCATCGGGCGTATCCCTTCGGGGTCATCGCGCACAAGGTCGACCGGGTCAAGGAGCGTCGCCTGTCACCGCACCTCTTCGGGTTCGGCACGCAGTCGCTCAAGGGCCTGGCGAGCGACGCCCTCCGGGGCCACCGGGACGGCTGGTCACCGCTGTGGTCCCCCTACAAGTTCTCCGACCACCCGCCTCGGAAGGGGCTCTGGGCGGTCGAGCCGCACCTCGGATTCAGGGGTACGGGCGCGAAGTTCGAGGAGATCCTGGTCGTCACCGACTCCAAGGACCCCGAACAGAGCGCGTTCTGGCTGGACGACGATCTGCCGCATGTGCGGCGCTGGGCTGAGGAGAGGGCCGCCGCATGA